The genomic stretch TCCTGACCATCGGGTACGTGGTCAACGTGCTCGGCACCGTGGCGCTCCTGGCGGCGGCGCTGCACTACGGCGAGGACCTGCCGGAAGCGGCCGTCATCGCGTCGTTCGCGGCCATCGGCTTCGGTGAAGGGCTCGGTCTGACCCCGCTCATCAACATCGTGCTGACCGGGGTGCCCAAACGGGACGCCGGTTCCGCCTCCGGGGTGCTGGAAACCGGTATCCAGATCGGATCGGCCCTGGGGCCGGCGCTGCTCGGCACCGTATACGCCGCCGCGCACTCGTTCGTCTGGGGCCTGGGCGTCAACCTCGCGCTGGCCGTGCTGGCGCTCGCCTTCGTCCCGATGCTGTCGCCCTCGCGCGGCGGCGAGGTGCCGGAGCGGAGCGAGGAAGCGCGCACGCCGACGGCCGCTTCGGCGGGATGAGGACCGCCGCGCTCCTTCCGGCAGGCGCGGTGCCCGGCCCGCGAGGAGCCGGGAAAGCTCCCGGACTTGGGGTAATCCCCCGGTCCTGAGTCCGGGAACGGGACTGGCCCACACCTTTTGTGGGCCAGTCCCCCATGTCGTTCGCCCCCGCCCGAACGGTGTGCGTGTGCGCTGAGTGACGTCCTCAGGGCGAGCCGGTATCGCCCGGGACGCGTCACCGGAGTAGCCGTGCCGAAGTGGGCACCGCTCCGGCACACGCGGCATCACGGACGGCGGCGAGGGCCCTGTCAACAGCCCTGGACGTACGGGCCCGAGGTGCTTCACGCCCCGCCATGCGATGTGTGACAAACTCCGGCGTATCACTTCGGTCTCTCAATGCGAGCGGGCAGGGGCGGGTATTGCCGTTGTCCCTCCGCGCTAGCGAAGTGCCCCTATGTACGGGCCGGTTCGGGCCGACGGCCGGAGGGCACGGCAGGGCGGAAGGCACGGTTCACACGCCGGTTCCCCCTCGCTCCGCGAGCCTGTCCGCACACATGTTCTCCCGGAAAATTCCAAGGGAATCCCTTGAACAGGCCGGATGAACGGTCCGGGCACTCCGCCGCCTGTCCGACGCCGGAGAACTCCCTGGCCCGGGGCATGACGGGAGCCCCAGCCCCCTCGGCCGCGCCTCACGCACCCGCGCCCGGGGGCCGGCGGTTCACCGGTCACCGAGGTAGCGCGGCGGCTTCAGCCGCGAAGAACGACCTCGGTATCCGCGGCCGATCGCACCGGCCGTTTCCTTTTGTTCCCCGAAATGAATCAACCGGCGACCACGGCTGCACAGAAGAACGCTCCCGGACGGCGCCGGAAAGAATTAAGAATTCAGGAACGCCTTTCCTTTCCGGTCGTCGAGACGCCGACTTCATGCCACTCTCTTTTACCTCGGTCATCGTCTTCCCGACCCTCCCCCACCGGGACAGACCAGCACAGACCGCACGACCGGAACCTCTCGGCCACCCCGCCCCGCAACAAAAACAATCAATCGTATCCGGCGCCCGCCATACCTAAACTCGGAGCGCCGGGGAGGCTTGCAGATTTTACCCGCCAATTACTCCGCCCTCGGCTCGCCCAAGACCCTCGGCCGGGAATGCAGGACCGCCGAAAAGTGACGCAGAGTAGCAATCTTCGACTTCGTTATGTGCGCGTTGCACGGGTCAAAGAGTGATGCATGATAGGCGAGTTGCCGCATCTCCTCGCCAGCAGGGAAGGAATGAGAGATGAGTGCTGCCCACTCGTCGTACAGCTTTGCTTCGCGTCGCACCGACGACCCCATGGGGAGTTTCATCCGGAGTGTCTTCGAATCCCTTCCACGGGCGGATCAGCGCCGATGGGCAAAGGTGTATTTACAGGGGCTCATCGAGGTCACGGGGAAAAAGAGCATCCGCCGCATCGCAAGCCGGCTGCTGGACGAAGGCACCGAGACCGCCACCCAGTCGCTACAGCAATTCGTCAATCAAAGCCCCTGGGACTGGACTCCGGTGCGGACCCGGCTGGCCGAAGTCGCACAGCACATGATGACTCCTCACTACACCGCCGTACGAGAGGCGGTCATACCGAAGAACGGACGTCACTCGGTGGGGGTCTCCCGCCAGTACATCCCCGCCGAAGAGCGCACCGTCAACTGCCAGGTGGGGATCGGCCTGATCCGGACCGGGGAGTGGGCAGCGGTTCCGATCGACTGGCGGCTGCACCTCCAGGACGAGTGGATCAAGGATGCCCGCCGCCGGGAGCGCGCCCGGATCCCGGACACGGTCCGGGCGAAGAGCAGGGCCCAGCTGGTACTGGACATGGTCGACGACGCCACCGCCCACGGGATCACGCTGGGCCCCGTCGTGGCGGACCTGAAGCAGCTGGACGACATGGCCGCCCTGATCGTCGGCCTGGACGACCGCGGACAGGACTACCTGGTGGAGGTCGGTCCCGATTTCAGCGTCATCCCCGGCATCCACGGCTCGCCCTCCCCCGCCCTCGCCGGAGCACCGGGACAGCGCCCGGCCGCCCGGACGACCACCGTCCGGCAGCACATGCTGCCCAGAGGGCCGCACGCCCCGATACGGACGGCCGACCGCCGCAGGAACTATGTGCTCTCCTCGCTCATCCGCCTGCCCACTTCCTCCTCGGCCGGCGCCATGCCGCACCGGATCCTGGCCGAATGGTCGGCCGCGCATCACCGGGCCCGGCGCATGTGGCTGACCAACCTCGCCCAGCGGGACGTGCGGAAACTCATGGAGTTGGCCGGCGCCTATACGCACGGTGCCAAGGCATTCCGCTACCTGCGGGAAAACTACGGGATGCAGGATTTCGAAGGCCGGTCGTTCGTGGGCTGGCACCATCACATGACCCTGGTCTCGGCAGCTTATGCGTACGACTCCCTGGGAGTGGCCTACCCCGACTCCGCCACCGAAGCCCTCTCCGCATGACCTACTTCGTCGAGTCGCTGAAGTCACCGACGATCCGCTTCCGAACATTGTTCCCCGATTCCCCGGCCGCTTCCATTGACAGAGCAGGCCGCACCGCCGGGCAGCGCCGCGCGCGGAGGAAATAGCCGTCCGCCGTCCCCATGGGAACTCCGGCGCACCGCGGCACGAAGACCTGCCGTACGGAACAGTTCACTTCGGCAACCGGAGACATCATGATCCACCAGCTGATCTTCGCTTATCCCAAGCCGGGCCTCTCCGAGCAGGATTTCCACCGCTACTGGATCGACGTACACGCGACCCGCTACGCCAGCAGGATTCCGCACATCCAGCAGTACAGCGTGGGCACCCGCATTCCGCTGCCGGGAGAATCCGGCGACCCGCGGTGGTGCGGCGTCGCCGAGATCTGGCTGCCGGACGAGGAACGGCAGCTCGCTTCCCTGCAGACCCCGGAATTCCTCGACGGCGCGCGGGCCGACGAGCCCCGGTGGGCGGCCTTTTGGCGCACCCTCGGCCTCGACACCGACCCGCACATCGTGCTTCCCGGCCCGCCCCGTACCGACCGGACGTCGGAAGCCAAGCTCTTCCTCCTGACCAAGCGCCGGGAGGGCATGCCGCTGGCGGAGTTCCGTGAGCGGAGCAGGCGCCGGCACGCGGGCGTCGCCCTCCAGGTCCCGGGCCTGATCCGGTACCGGCAGGGCTTCACCCGCGACCCCCTGTACGCCGTCGGGGAAGCCCCCCTGGACTGCGTGTACCAGTTCAGCTTCGCCGACGTTCCCACCCTCCACGCCGCGCTGCGCTCCCCCGGGTTCCAGCGCGTACAAGAAGATCTGGGCACGTTCACCAACCCGCGCTACGTCCACACCTTCGCCGCGCGGGAAAACTGGATCACCGGCCCCTCCTTCGTCTGACCTCCGTGCGGAGCGGGCCGGTTCCGCTCCGCGCCCCGCCGGCGGATGCGCCGTGCCGGCGCGTCCGCCACGGCCGGGAGTACGCGCCGTGGACGCCCTGCCCGCACCCGCGTACGGGCGTTGCCCCCGGTCGGAGCGCAACTGTCGGGCCGTCTTCTGCTTGACACGCGATATCGGCTGCTGGGGACAATCGATGGTCCGGTCACCGTGTTCGTCCGCACGAGCCCGTCGAAGCCGCCGCGGGACATCGGCACGGACGTGGGCGAACTCCTCCGTACGGCCCGGCGCCTGTGCCCTGTCGAAGGCGGCGGGCCGGCAGTCCTTGACCATCTCCGTCGGGAAGGTTTCCTGCGCCATGCCTTTGGCCCTGCTCGCCCTGGCGATCTCGACCTTCGGGTTCGGCACCACCGAATGTGTCGTGATGGGGCTGATGCCCGACATCGCCGGTGACCTGGGCACGTCGGTACCCACCGCCGGAAACCTGGTCTCCGCGTACGCCATCGGCGTCGTCATCGGCGCGCCGCTGCTCACCGCGCTGGGCGCCCGCGTCCCGCGGAAGAAGATGATGCTCGCCCTCATGGCGCTGCTCATCCTCGGCAATCTGGCCTCCACCCTCGCGCCCGGCTTCGGCACCCTCCTCGTCGGGCGGGTGCTGGCCGGACTGCCGCACGGCACGTTCTTCGGCCTGGGCGCGGTCGTCGCCGCCCGGCTGGTGCCCGAGCACCGCCGCGGCCGTGCCGTCGCCGTGATGTTCCTCGGCCTGACGGTGTCCAACATCCTCGGCGTTCCCGCGGGCACCGCGATCGGCCAGCACCTCGGCTGGCGCACCACCTTCCTCATCGTCACCGCCATCGGTCTGCTGGCCATGGCCGCGATCGCGATGCTCGTCCCCGAACTTCCGGAGGAAGGACGGTCCGGCCTCGGCGACGAGCTGCGCGCCCTGTGGAACCGCCAGGTGCTGCTCGGCCTGCTCACCGCCGTCTGCGGATTCGGCGGCGTGTTCACCGTCTTCAGCTACCTCGCCTCGCTGACCACCCGGGTGACCGGGCTGCCGGAGTCCTCGACGACCTGGGTAATGGCCCTCTTCGGCATCGGCATGACCCTCGGCGCCCTGGCCGCGGGCCCGCTCACCGACCGGGCGCTGCGGCCCACCCTCTACGGAGCACTCGCCGCCCTGGCGGTCGCGCTGCTGGTCTTCACCTTCGCGCTGCATCACACCTGGCCGACGCTGATCATGGTGGTCGTTCTGGGTGCCGTCGGCTTCGGGTCGGTCACGCCGATCCAGATGCTGGTGATGACCCAGGCTCACAACGCTCCGACGCTGGCCTCCGCCTCCAACCAGTCCGCCTTCAACCTGGCCAACGCCGGAGGCGCCTGGCTCGGCGGCGCGGTGGTCTCGGCAGGGTTCGGCTGGCCCTCGACGGCCGTGGCCGGGGCGGTCCTCACGATGCTCGGTCTCTTCGTCGCGCTGCTGGCCGGCTTTCTGGACCGGGGCCGCACCGGCTCCATCTCCCGGACGGCCGCGCGCGCCGAGGAGCCCGCGCGCCGCGCCGCGGCCGCGCCCTCGCGCGCGGAATGACGCCGGCGGCGCCCCGCCGGTCCGGCTCCGGGTACGTCATGGCGGTACCCGGAGCCGGCCGGCGGCCGGGCGGCAACGGCCCGGACGGCCGTGCGCCGACAGTCCGGCCGGTCACTGGGCGAGATAGCCGCCGTCCACCGGCAGCACGACGCCCGTGATGAAGGAGGCCGCGTCGGAGGCGAGGAACGCGATGGCCTCGGCCACTTCCCGCGGCTCGCCCAGCCGCCGCATCGGATGGATCCGTTCGATCTCGGCGAGACGGTCCGCGCCGCCCGGCTCCTCGGCCAGCCGGCGGACCCATTCGGTGCGCGTGGTGCTCGGCGCCACCGCGTTGACCCGGATACCGTGCGCCGCCCACTCGACGGCCAGGTGCATGGTCAGCCCGGACGCCACGAACTTGGCCGGTCCGTAGGTGGCTTGCCCCGCCTGGCCGGCCAGTCCCGAGACGGAGGACAGGCAGACGATCGAACCGCCACCCGCCCGGCTCATCTCCTCGATCGCGTACTTGCAGGTCAAGAACATGCCTCGGCCGTCGATCCGCATGACCTCGTCCCAGTCGTCAGCGGTCGCGTCGAGGACGTTCACCATGGGTATCACCCCGGCGTTGGCGACCAGTACGTCGAGGCGTCCGAACCGTTCGACGGCGGAGCGCATCATGCGGCGCGCGTCGTCCGGGTCGGCCACGTCACCGGCCACGGTCTCGACCTGATGGCCCTCCTTCGCCAGCGCTTCGCCCAGTTCGCGCAGCGCCGCCTCGTCCCGGTCGGTCGCCGTCACCAGAGCGCCGGATTCGGCGAACAAGGCCGCGGTGGCCCGCCCCAGCCCCTTTGCCGCACCGGTCACCACACAGGACTTTCCCTTGAGATCGGCCACTGCTGTCTCCTCCTTCGTCCACAACTTCCGCGTCCGTCTTCGTCGGTGCTCGCCCGCCTAGCCGAGCGGTGCCATATCGCGGATCAGGTCCGCCGCTCGCTCCGCGATGGCGATCGTGGGCGCGGTCGGATTGCAAAAAATGGTCGGCATGACCGAGGTGTCGACGACGCGCAGGCGTTCCGTTCCGCGCACCCGCAGTTCTTCGTCGACCACCGCGCCGATGGCGCAGGTACCGGCCGGGTGGAAGGCCGTTGACGCGTGACGGCGGACGTAGGAGCGGAGGTCCTTCTCGGACTCCGAAGCCGGGGCCTCCACCGGCGTCCGCACATACGGCGCCAGCGCCTTCTGCCGCCCGATGTGGAGCGACAGCCGCAGGCTCGTCACCGCGAGTTCCATGTCCTCCGGTTCCGAGAAGTAGTGGTGCTGGATCCTCGGTTTCATCATGGGGTCGGCCGAGAACAGGCTCACTCGTCCCCTGCTCTGCACGTCGAGGATGTCCGCGCCGAAGGAGACCGCGTGATGGCTGGTGGTGAGCCCGTCCTTGGTGAACATGGTCGGCGCCACGTGGAACTGCAGGTCGGGTGCCGCCACACCGGAACGCGACCGGACGAACCCGCCGGCTTCCGAGATGTTCGACGTCAGCGGCCCCGTGCCTTCCTGGAAGAACTGTTCGGTGGCCCGGGGATCGGCGGCATTGAGCAGACTCACCGGCTCCGGGTGGGTGAACACCAGCAGGGCGTGCGGATGGTCGCTGAGGTTCTGGCCGACCTCGGGCTGGTCGACCACCACGGGAATTCCGTGTTCCCGCAGGTGCTCCGCCGGGCCTATTCCCGACAGCATCAGGAGGTGCGGCGAGTTGTACGCGCCCGCGGAGACGATCACCTCGCGCGCCGCGCGGATCTCGACGACCTCGTCACGGCGCAGGCCCTGGATCCCCGTCGCCCTGTTCCCCTCGAACAGCACCCGGTGAGCCTGGAATCCCGTCTCCACCGTGAGGTTGCGGCGGTCCTTCGCCGGGTGCAGATAGGCCGTCGCGGCGCTACAGCGCCGTCCCTTCTTCTGGGTGAGCTGGTAGAAGCCGAAACCGTCCTGGACCGGGCCGTTGAAGTCGTTGTTGGAGGGGTATCCGGCCGCGACCGCGGCTGTGACGAACGCTTCCGAGATCACATTGCCGGAGCGGGGGTCGCATACCGTCACAGGGCCGTCCGCGCCGTGGTAGTGCGAGGGGCCCCGCTCGTTGTTCTCCGCCCGTTTGAAGTACGGCAGGAGCTTGTCGAACGTCCAGTCCGGCCGCTTCCACGCGTCGTAGTACGCGCGGTGGCCACGGCTGTAGATCATGGCGTTCATGGACGTGGAGCCGCCGACGACCCGCCCCCGCGGCAGATTGATCCGGCGCCCGTCGCAGAACTCCTCCGCCTCCGACTGGTGATTCCAGTCGCAGGAGCCGCCGAACAGCCGCGGGAAGTAGAGGGGCACGTGAATGTTGCAGCCCTCGTCCCCGAGCCCCGCCTCGATCAGACAGACGGTGACATCGCGGTCTTCGCTCAGCCGTGCGGCCAGCACGCAGCCGGCCGCGCCGGCACCAACGATGACGTAGTCGTACACAGTGACTCCTCCTGTAGCCGGCGGGCCGCGGAGCTGCGGCGGTTCCCGCGTGAAGAAACCTGCCCGGGGCGCTCGTCCGCGTCGCAGGGCAGGTGCGCACGGACCGTGTCGGTGATCAGGACGTGTGCTGAAGCATCGCGGTGATCACGTTTTCCCAGTCGGCGCGGGCCAGTTCGTGGCCGGCGTCGTCCAGCGGGAACAGCTTGGCGTGCGGAATCTCCGCGGCCAGTGCTTCGGCGTGCGCCATCCGGTACATCTCGTCCTGGACTCCGTGGATCACCAGAGTCGGTGCCTTGATCCCGCCCAGCCGCGGGCGCCAGGGTTCGCCCCGGTCCATGACGAGGTGATTCCTCGTGGCGGGAAGGACGTCGGGAGCGCGGTCGAAGATCTCGCCGGCGAGTTGCCGCGCGGCGGCCTCGTCGAACGCGCGCGTACTGCTCGCCAGACATCGCCGGGTCGCCACGAGGTGGTCGGTCACCGCCGCCCGGTCGCTCCAGTCGGGCTCCGGGATGTCGTCGAGTGCGATGCTGAGCCGCAGCGTCGGCGACGGCAGATCCGGCTGGTACGGGTCGGTGACGCCAGGGCTCGACGACAGCAGGGTCAGTGAGGTCACGCGGTCGGGATGGTTGATCGCGGCGAGCTGGGCCAGCATGCCGCCCAGCGACATGCCGACGAAGTGCGCGGTGTTGATGTCCAGACGGTCCAGCAGGGCCGTGGTGTCCGCGGCCAGGTCCTGGAGCGTGTACGGCGGCCGCCCGGCGGGGTAGCTGGTCGAACGGCCGGTGTCACGGTGGTCGTAACGCACGACGTACCTTCCGCCGTCGGCCAGCCTCCGGCAGAAGTCCCGGTGCCAGACGAGCATCGAATCCGACGCGCCGGCCATGAGGAGTACCGCCGGGTCCTGAGGTGCGCCGAACGTCTCCACACAGATGTCGACGCCGTCCGCCTGGACGATGTGCTCGCGCATGGGGCTCCTGTTTTCGAGGGGAACGGAGGGGGGAGCGGAAATGCCGAGGGAGTCGATGAGCGCGGAGTACGCCGCGCGCTCCTCTCCGACACCGTGGAACTTGCGGGCGAAGTCCTGTCCGCGTTGCCCCAGACGCTCGGCCCGGGCCGGGTCGGAGACGAGCCGCTGCGCCTGTTCGCGGAACTCGCCCGGAGTGGCGAAGACCAGCCCGGTGTCGTCGTGTTCGACCAGGCATGCGTTGCCCGGGATGTCACGGACGAGGACCGGGCATTTCAGCTCCATGGCTTCGAGGACGGCGTTCGGGCTGCACTCGCTCAGCGATGAGTTGACCAGCGCTGTCGCCTCGCGCATGGACGCGTGCAGGTCCTCGGGAGGCAGGACGCCCGCATAGGTGATGCCCCGGCTGCTCGCGATACGCCGCAGCACGATGCCCTCGAAGTCGGGGTCATAGCTCGTTCCGGTGATGACGAGGTGGACGCGCGGGTTCTCCTCGTGCCAGGAGCTGACCGCCCTGAAGAGGAACAGCGGGTCTTTCACCGGCCGCAAGCCGGACGGCAGCAGGAACATCTCGGCCTCGGGGGCGAGCCCCAGCTTCTCCCGCAGGGAGAAGGCGGAGGGCTTCGTCCAGACCGCTTGCGGGATGTGGTGCACCTTGCCCTGCGTCTGCGGCCAGAGGGACAAACATCGGTACAGGAAGTTCTCGTTGAGAGCGATGAGGCCGGACGCGCGCTCCACCGCCTCCGTCATGACCGTGAGGTACTCCTCTTCCAGGGAGAACTCGTTGAGGTCGGTTCCGGCGAAGATCAGTAAGTACGGAAGGTCGAGTTTCAGGAACGCTTCCCCGCTGAAGAGCGCATGGGT from Streptomyces albofaciens JCM 4342 encodes the following:
- a CDS encoding MFS transporter, with protein sequence MPLALLALAISTFGFGTTECVVMGLMPDIAGDLGTSVPTAGNLVSAYAIGVVIGAPLLTALGARVPRKKMMLALMALLILGNLASTLAPGFGTLLVGRVLAGLPHGTFFGLGAVVAARLVPEHRRGRAVAVMFLGLTVSNILGVPAGTAIGQHLGWRTTFLIVTAIGLLAMAAIAMLVPELPEEGRSGLGDELRALWNRQVLLGLLTAVCGFGGVFTVFSYLASLTTRVTGLPESSTTWVMALFGIGMTLGALAAGPLTDRALRPTLYGALAALAVALLVFTFALHHTWPTLIMVVVLGAVGFGSVTPIQMLVMTQAHNAPTLASASNQSAFNLANAGGAWLGGAVVSAGFGWPSTAVAGAVLTMLGLFVALLAGFLDRGRTGSISRTAARAEEPARRAAAAPSRAE
- a CDS encoding GMC family oxidoreductase, which gives rise to MYDYVIVGAGAAGCVLAARLSEDRDVTVCLIEAGLGDEGCNIHVPLYFPRLFGGSCDWNHQSEAEEFCDGRRINLPRGRVVGGSTSMNAMIYSRGHRAYYDAWKRPDWTFDKLLPYFKRAENNERGPSHYHGADGPVTVCDPRSGNVISEAFVTAAVAAGYPSNNDFNGPVQDGFGFYQLTQKKGRRCSAATAYLHPAKDRRNLTVETGFQAHRVLFEGNRATGIQGLRRDEVVEIRAAREVIVSAGAYNSPHLLMLSGIGPAEHLREHGIPVVVDQPEVGQNLSDHPHALLVFTHPEPVSLLNAADPRATEQFFQEGTGPLTSNISEAGGFVRSRSGVAAPDLQFHVAPTMFTKDGLTTSHHAVSFGADILDVQSRGRVSLFSADPMMKPRIQHHYFSEPEDMELAVTSLRLSLHIGRQKALAPYVRTPVEAPASESEKDLRSYVRRHASTAFHPAGTCAIGAVVDEELRVRGTERLRVVDTSVMPTIFCNPTAPTIAIAERAADLIRDMAPLG
- a CDS encoding SDR family NAD(P)-dependent oxidoreductase is translated as MADLKGKSCVVTGAAKGLGRATAALFAESGALVTATDRDEAALRELGEALAKEGHQVETVAGDVADPDDARRMMRSAVERFGRLDVLVANAGVIPMVNVLDATADDWDEVMRIDGRGMFLTCKYAIEEMSRAGGGSIVCLSSVSGLAGQAGQATYGPAKFVASGLTMHLAVEWAAHGIRVNAVAPSTTRTEWVRRLAEEPGGADRLAEIERIHPMRRLGEPREVAEAIAFLASDAASFITGVVLPVDGGYLAQ
- a CDS encoding alpha/beta fold hydrolase; translated protein: MNILALLHSPRPSGNDTTIRRIAAHLSAGGHRVTLVPAPDDTHRLARVAKENETDLLIGTHALFSGEAFLKLDLPYLLIFAGTDLNEFSLEEEYLTVMTEAVERASGLIALNENFLYRCLSLWPQTQGKVHHIPQAVWTKPSAFSLREKLGLAPEAEMFLLPSGLRPVKDPLFLFRAVSSWHEENPRVHLVITGTSYDPDFEGIVLRRIASSRGITYAGVLPPEDLHASMREATALVNSSLSECSPNAVLEAMELKCPVLVRDIPGNACLVEHDDTGLVFATPGEFREQAQRLVSDPARAERLGQRGQDFARKFHGVGEERAAYSALIDSLGISAPPSVPLENRSPMREHIVQADGVDICVETFGAPQDPAVLLMAGASDSMLVWHRDFCRRLADGGRYVVRYDHRDTGRSTSYPAGRPPYTLQDLAADTTALLDRLDINTAHFVGMSLGGMLAQLAAINHPDRVTSLTLLSSSPGVTDPYQPDLPSPTLRLSIALDDIPEPDWSDRAAVTDHLVATRRCLASSTRAFDEAAARQLAGEIFDRAPDVLPATRNHLVMDRGEPWRPRLGGIKAPTLVIHGVQDEMYRMAHAEALAAEIPHAKLFPLDDAGHELARADWENVITAMLQHTS
- a CDS encoding EthD domain-containing protein; translation: MIHQLIFAYPKPGLSEQDFHRYWIDVHATRYASRIPHIQQYSVGTRIPLPGESGDPRWCGVAEIWLPDEERQLASLQTPEFLDGARADEPRWAAFWRTLGLDTDPHIVLPGPPRTDRTSEAKLFLLTKRREGMPLAEFRERSRRRHAGVALQVPGLIRYRQGFTRDPLYAVGEAPLDCVYQFSFADVPTLHAALRSPGFQRVQEDLGTFTNPRYVHTFAARENWITGPSFV
- a CDS encoding IS701 family transposase — translated: MGSFIRSVFESLPRADQRRWAKVYLQGLIEVTGKKSIRRIASRLLDEGTETATQSLQQFVNQSPWDWTPVRTRLAEVAQHMMTPHYTAVREAVIPKNGRHSVGVSRQYIPAEERTVNCQVGIGLIRTGEWAAVPIDWRLHLQDEWIKDARRRERARIPDTVRAKSRAQLVLDMVDDATAHGITLGPVVADLKQLDDMAALIVGLDDRGQDYLVEVGPDFSVIPGIHGSPSPALAGAPGQRPAARTTTVRQHMLPRGPHAPIRTADRRRNYVLSSLIRLPTSSSAGAMPHRILAEWSAAHHRARRMWLTNLAQRDVRKLMELAGAYTHGAKAFRYLRENYGMQDFEGRSFVGWHHHMTLVSAAYAYDSLGVAYPDSATEALSA